The DNA sequence GCCGGCTCCGTCGGCCGGGCGCTACGCGCCGCCGCGCCCGACGGCGTGGACGTGTACTTCGACAACGTCGGCGGTCCGCTACTGGACTCGGCGCTGGCACAGCTGCGCACCCACGCGCGCATCGCGTTGTGCGGGGCGATCTCCGGCTACAACGCCACCGAGCCGCAGCCCGGGCCGTCACGGTATCTGTCGCTGCTGGTCAATCGCGCGAGCATGCAGGGTTTCATCATCTTCGACTACGCCGACCGATTCCCCGAGGCCACCGCGGCGCTGTCCGCGTGGATCCGGCGCGGGCTGCTGGCCACGCCGACGCAGATCGTCGACGGGACGGTCGACGACTTCGGCGCCACGCTGAACAAGCTGTTCGACGGAGCCAACACCGGCAAGCTCATGCTGCGGATCGCCTGACCGCGGCCGCCGCCGAAAGGGGGTGGCTCCGTGCCGAACAGCGGGATCCTCACGCATGCGGCGGCGCAACGGCCGACAATGCGGACATGACCCACTACGCACCGCCGGCATCCGGCACTCCGACCGCAGACACGGTGTTCCTCGGCGGCACCGTGCACACCGTGGACGACGCGTTCTCCACGGCTGAGGCGGTGGCCGTCGCCGACGGCCGCATCCTGCGGGTGGGCACGCGCGCGGACGTCCTCGCGCTCGCGGGCCCGGACACCGAGACCGTCGAGCTGGACGGCGCCACCCTGCTGCCGGGATTCGTCGAAGCGCACGGGCACCCCACCGCCGAGATGGTGATGGCCGGGCCGGGCGCCGTGGACCTGCGCGCCGCGGTGTGCCCGTCGGCGGAGGCCGTGCTGACGCGACTGCGCGAGGCCGTCGCCGCCGCGCCGGAGGACGGGTGGGTCACCGCGTCGGGCTGGGATCCACTGCTCAACGACGACCTTCCCCCGCTGTCACGCGCGCTGCTCACCGAGCTGTCGCCGCGCATCCCCCTGTCGGTCATGCACTACTCGGGCCACGCCGCGTGGGCCAACGACGCCGCGATGGAACGGCTCGGCATCACCCGCGACACCCCCGACCCGGCCGGGTCGGTGTACGTGCGCGACGCGAACGGCGAGCCCACCGGCGAGGGCCGCGAGTTCCCCGCAGCAGGCATCATCATGGGCCCGGGCGCGCAGATCCCCGAGGGCACGTTCGGCGCCCGACTGCAGGCGGCGCTGGAGATCTCGGCCGCGGCGGGCGTGACGATGACCGGCGACCTGGCCTTCAGCCCCGACGCCGAGGCGGCCGTGCGCGCGTACTACGCCGCCGGCACCGCACCGGTGCGCATGCGCGCCTACGAGATCTCCGGCATCCGCGAGACGATCCCCCACTGCGACGAGGCCGACCCGTTCTTCCGCCCGGTGGGCGTGAAGATCTGGTCGGACGGCTCGCCGTGGATCGGCAACATCGCCACCAGCTTCGCCTACCACGCCGGGCACGCCACCGACGTCATCGGCGTGACGGAGGGGCATCGCGGCTGCGCCAACTACACAGCCGAGCAGCTGCTGGAGCTGTGCCGCCGGTACATGGGCCAGGGCTGGCAGATCGCCTGCCACGTGCACGGCGACGTCGCCGTCGACTCCGTGCTGGACGTGTACGAGACGGTGCAGGGCGAGAACCCGGGCACGGAGTTCCGGCTGCGCATGGAGCACTGCGGCAGCATCACCCCGGAGCAGGTGCGCAGGGCCGCAGGCCTGGGCGTGACCATCTCGTTCTTCCCCGCGCACATCTACTACTACGGCGAGGTGCTGCGCGAGTTCTTCGGCGAGCGCGCCGACGCGTGGGTGCCGGCCGGCGCGGCGGAGTCGTGCGGAATGCGGTTCTCGCTGCACAACGACCCGCCCGTCACCCCGGAGAGCCCGCTGCTCAACATGCAGACGGCGGTGGACCGGACCTCCCGCGGCGGCACCGTGCTGGGGGCGCAGTACGGGGTGTCGGTGCGCGAGGCGATCCGCGCGCAGACCATCCACGCGGCATGGCAGTTGCACTCCGACCATGAGGCCGGCTCGATCGAGCCGGGCAAGCTGGCCGACTTCGTGTTGCTCAGCGACGACCCGACGGCCGTGGACCCGAGCGCCCTCGGCGCCATCCGGGTGCTGGGGACCTGGATCGGCGGTCGGCGGGTGCCCGGCGCCCACGCCGCTACCGCGTGATACCGAACCGTTCGGCCAGTTGACGCTCGGTGTCCCGCGCCGAGGTGTGCAGCACGCCGACGATGCCCAGCCGCGCGGCGCCGTCGAGGTTCTGCTGCAGGTCGTCGATCATCACCGCCTGCTCCGGCGCGACGCCCAGCCGCTCGCACGCCACCTTGTACATCTTGCGGGACGGCTTGCGCACGCCGACGTCCGACGAGACCACCACCGCGTCGGCCAGCGC is a window from the Tomitella gaofuii genome containing:
- a CDS encoding amidohydrolase encodes the protein MTHYAPPASGTPTADTVFLGGTVHTVDDAFSTAEAVAVADGRILRVGTRADVLALAGPDTETVELDGATLLPGFVEAHGHPTAEMVMAGPGAVDLRAAVCPSAEAVLTRLREAVAAAPEDGWVTASGWDPLLNDDLPPLSRALLTELSPRIPLSVMHYSGHAAWANDAAMERLGITRDTPDPAGSVYVRDANGEPTGEGREFPAAGIIMGPGAQIPEGTFGARLQAALEISAAAGVTMTGDLAFSPDAEAAVRAYYAAGTAPVRMRAYEISGIRETIPHCDEADPFFRPVGVKIWSDGSPWIGNIATSFAYHAGHATDVIGVTEGHRGCANYTAEQLLELCRRYMGQGWQIACHVHGDVAVDSVLDVYETVQGENPGTEFRLRMEHCGSITPEQVRRAAGLGVTISFFPAHIYYYGEVLREFFGERADAWVPAGAAESCGMRFSLHNDPPVTPESPLLNMQTAVDRTSRGGTVLGAQYGVSVREAIRAQTIHAAWQLHSDHEAGSIEPGKLADFVLLSDDPTAVDPSALGAIRVLGTWIGGRRVPGAHAATA